Proteins from a single region of Rhea pennata isolate bPtePen1 chromosome 4, bPtePen1.pri, whole genome shotgun sequence:
- the RASL11B gene encoding ras-like protein family member 11B: protein MRLTQSMCTIAECGAAGAEGCPAAGAARPRLVKIAVVGGSGVGKTALVVRFLTRRFIGDYERNAGNLYSRHIQIDGEMLAIQVQDTPGVQIHEHSLDCNDQLNRCIRWADALVIVFSITDYKSYELLSHLYHHVRQLHPGNTVPVVIVANKADLLHIKEVEPQHGLQLANMLGCTFYEVSVSENYNDVFNAFHVLCKEVSKQQTTSTPERRRTSLIPRPKSPNMQDLKRRFKQALSAKVRTVTSV from the exons aTGCGCCTGACGCAGAGCATGTGCACCATCGCGGAgtgcggcgcggccggcgccgagggctgccccgcggccggcgccgctcgcccccgCCTCGTCAAGATCGCCGTGGTGGGGGGCAGCGGCGTGGGCAAGACAG CGCTGGTGGTGCGGTTCCTCACGAGGCGCTTCATCGGCGACTACGAGCGCAACGCAG GTAATCTCTACAGCAGACATATCCAGATAGATGGAGAGATGTTGGCTATTCAAGTGCAAGATACTCCAGGAGTTCAG ATCCATGAACACAGTCTGGATTGTAATGACCAGCTGAACAGATGCATTCGCTGGGCAGATGCACTTGTGATTGTCTTCTCCATCACAGATTATAAGAGCTATGAACTACTTAGTCACCTTTACCATCACGTTCGACAGTTGCATCCAGGAAACACAGTTCCTGTTGTCATTGTAGCCAACAAAGCTGATCTCTTGCATATTAAAGAGGTGGAGCCTCAGCATGGACTTCAGCTGGCCAACATGCTGGGCTGTACTTTCTATGAAGTATCTGTCAGTGAAAACTATAACGATGTCTTCAATGCTTTCCATGTCCTGTGTAAGGAAGTTAGCAAACAACAAACAACCAGCACTCCTGAGCGAAGAAGAACCTCTCTTATTCCACGGCCCAAATCCCCCAACATGCAGGACCTGAAGAGGAGGTTTAAGCAAGCTTTGTCTGCTAAAGTGAGGACTGTCACTTCTGTTTAA